In a genomic window of Saccharothrix sp. HUAS TT1:
- a CDS encoding alpha/beta fold hydrolase — MDVRSKNNVTVSGPVGGRPVVFSHGFGCDQNMWRLVAPRFAEDHRVVLFDHVGAGRSDLSAWQPERYATLGGYASDVLDVLEELDLRDVVFVGHSVSAMVGVLAANADPSRFGALVLVGPSPRYVDDGDYRGGFSAEDIEELLDSLDSNYLGWSAVMAPAIMGNPDRPELGQELTESFCRTDPDIARHFARVTFLSDNRADLAAVEVPTLVLQCREDVIASQAVGEFVHARIPGSELVVLNATGHCPNLSAPEETASAIRGFLTGQRGARP, encoded by the coding sequence ATGGATGTCCGGAGCAAGAACAACGTGACCGTGTCGGGGCCGGTGGGCGGTCGGCCGGTGGTGTTCTCGCACGGGTTCGGCTGTGATCAGAACATGTGGCGGTTGGTGGCGCCCCGGTTCGCGGAGGACCACCGCGTGGTGTTGTTCGACCACGTGGGGGCCGGGCGGTCCGATCTGTCCGCCTGGCAGCCGGAGCGTTACGCCACCCTCGGCGGATACGCCTCCGATGTGCTGGACGTCCTCGAAGAGCTGGACCTGCGCGACGTCGTCTTCGTCGGGCACTCGGTCAGCGCGATGGTCGGCGTGCTGGCCGCCAACGCGGACCCGTCGCGCTTCGGGGCGCTGGTCCTGGTCGGGCCTTCGCCCCGCTACGTGGACGACGGCGACTACCGGGGCGGGTTCAGCGCGGAGGACATCGAGGAGTTGTTGGACTCGCTGGACAGCAACTACCTGGGCTGGTCGGCGGTGATGGCGCCGGCGATCATGGGCAACCCGGACCGGCCCGAGCTGGGGCAGGAGCTGACCGAGAGCTTCTGCCGCACCGACCCGGACATCGCGCGGCACTTCGCGCGCGTGACGTTCCTGTCGGACAACCGGGCCGACCTGGCCGCGGTGGAGGTGCCGACGTTGGTGCTGCAGTGCCGCGAGGACGTGATCGCCTCCCAGGCGGTGGGCGAGTTCGTGCACGCGCGCATCCCCGGCAGCGAGCTGGTGGTGCTCAACGCGACCGGGCACTGCCCCAACCTCAGCGCGCCGGAGGAGACCGCCTCCGCCATCCGGGGGTTCCTGACCGGGCAGCGGGGCGCACGCCCGTGA
- a CDS encoding PP2C family protein-serine/threonine phosphatase — MCAAGTGVGEPDEPFEDGDSATGDPRVVFSSLLEDDVAELYENAPCGYLSTLMDGEVAKVNDTLLDWLGYRREELVGVRRFTDLLTGGGRLYHETHYAPLLRMHGEVRELALDLVAADGRRLPALVSARVKTSEDGQPLLVRLTVFDARERRAYERELLAAKRKAEQERERLERLTGTLQRTLLPDALPEVDGLDLAAHYQVASKDQVGGDFYDVFPLGNDRWGFFLGDVCGKGPEAAVLTSLTRYALRAAAVHDTDPVKVLTTLNTVLLQQRRNEGPRFCTVIFGLLEPDGDGFAVTLAGGGHPPPLALRADGESHFLPTPGGQLVGILPHARFAVATTRLDPGDVIVLYSDGLTEARRADGTLLEEEGLAEAAAAMTGEDAFTVVDRLTRLLSDWSEEPSDDTAILAIGNPGASAPLS; from the coding sequence ATGTGCGCGGCCGGGACCGGCGTCGGTGAGCCCGACGAGCCGTTCGAGGACGGCGACTCGGCGACCGGTGACCCGCGAGTGGTGTTCTCGTCGCTGTTGGAGGACGACGTCGCAGAGCTGTACGAGAACGCGCCGTGCGGCTACCTGTCCACGTTGATGGACGGCGAGGTGGCCAAGGTCAACGACACGCTGCTGGACTGGCTCGGCTACCGGCGCGAGGAGCTGGTCGGGGTCAGGCGGTTCACCGACCTGCTGACCGGCGGCGGCAGGCTCTACCACGAGACGCACTACGCGCCGCTCCTGCGCATGCACGGCGAGGTGCGGGAACTCGCGCTGGACCTGGTGGCCGCCGACGGCCGCAGGCTGCCCGCCCTGGTCAGCGCGCGGGTCAAGACCAGCGAGGACGGGCAGCCCCTGCTGGTGCGCCTCACCGTGTTCGACGCCCGTGAACGCCGCGCGTACGAGCGGGAGCTGCTGGCCGCCAAGCGCAAGGCCGAGCAGGAGCGGGAACGGCTGGAGCGCCTGACCGGCACGCTGCAGCGCACGCTGCTGCCCGACGCGCTGCCCGAGGTCGACGGGCTCGACCTCGCCGCCCACTACCAGGTCGCGTCGAAGGACCAGGTCGGTGGCGACTTCTACGACGTGTTCCCGCTGGGCAACGACCGGTGGGGGTTCTTCCTGGGCGACGTCTGCGGCAAGGGGCCCGAGGCCGCCGTGCTGACGTCGCTGACCCGGTACGCCCTGCGCGCCGCGGCCGTGCACGACACCGACCCGGTCAAGGTGCTGACCACGCTCAACACCGTCCTGCTGCAGCAACGCCGCAACGAGGGCCCGCGGTTCTGCACGGTGATCTTCGGCCTGCTCGAACCGGACGGCGACGGGTTCGCCGTCACCCTCGCGGGCGGTGGGCACCCGCCGCCGCTGGCACTGCGCGCCGACGGCGAGTCCCACTTCCTGCCCACACCGGGCGGGCAGCTGGTCGGCATCCTGCCCCACGCGCGGTTCGCCGTCGCGACCACGCGCCTGGACCCGGGAGACGTGATCGTCCTGTACTCCGACGGCCTGACCGAGGCCCGCCGTGCCGACGGGACCCTGCTGGAGGAGGAAGGTCTCGCCGAGGCCGCCGCCGCGATGACGGGCGAGGACGCCTTCACCGTGGTGGACCGGTTGACGCGGCTGCTGTCCGACTGGTCGGAGGAGCCGTCCGACGACACCGCGATCCTCGCGATCGGCAACCCCGGCGCCTCCGCCCCGCTCTCGTAG
- a CDS encoding STAS domain-containing protein, with protein sequence MIELTTATDGAVHTIGLTGELDHRTTPRLRDALTGLDLGAGDLVVLDLAELAFCDSSGLSTLLFARELVLGADAALDLVAPPRTLVKMLNLTGMVELFTIR encoded by the coding sequence GTGATCGAGCTGACCACGGCCACCGACGGCGCCGTCCACACCATCGGGCTCACCGGGGAGCTGGACCACCGGACGACCCCGCGGTTGCGCGACGCGCTCACCGGCCTGGACCTCGGCGCGGGCGACCTCGTCGTCCTGGACCTGGCGGAGTTGGCGTTCTGCGACTCCAGCGGGCTCAGCACCCTGCTGTTCGCGCGCGAGCTGGTCCTCGGCGCGGACGCCGCGCTGGACCTGGTCGCCCCGCCCAGGACGCTGGTCAAGATGCTGAACCTGACCGGGATGGTGGAGCTGTTCACCATCCGGTGA
- a CDS encoding TetR/AcrR family transcriptional regulator: MTTRRTGLREQKKQATREALREAALRLALERGAENVRVDDIAEAAGVSPRTYNNYFSSREQAIVAAVAAEREARVAAAVAARPADVGLADAVVDAIVEQYTDPGGPARDALLLITSHPALRDAFVDTATALEHPLTDAIALRLGDDEHTTDEHTAHVLAASVAAAVRVALQRWVRVSPAPGGLVVPSGSLPDLLRAAMAPLRPALDAAGDRAVHRPVQG, from the coding sequence GTGACGACACGGCGGACGGGGCTGCGCGAGCAGAAGAAGCAGGCCACCAGGGAGGCGTTGCGCGAGGCGGCCCTGCGGCTGGCGCTGGAGCGCGGGGCCGAGAACGTCCGCGTCGACGACATCGCCGAGGCGGCCGGGGTCTCGCCGCGGACCTACAACAACTACTTCTCCAGCCGTGAGCAGGCCATCGTCGCCGCCGTCGCCGCCGAGCGGGAGGCACGGGTCGCGGCGGCGGTGGCGGCACGCCCCGCCGACGTCGGGCTCGCCGACGCCGTGGTCGACGCGATCGTGGAGCAGTACACCGACCCCGGCGGACCCGCCCGCGACGCGCTGCTGCTCATCACCTCGCACCCCGCGCTGCGCGACGCGTTCGTCGACACCGCCACCGCGCTAGAACACCCGCTCACCGACGCGATCGCCCTGCGCCTCGGCGACGACGAGCACACCACCGACGAGCACACCGCCCACGTGCTCGCCGCGAGCGTGGCGGCGGCGGTCCGCGTCGCACTGCAGCGGTGGGTGCGGGTGTCCCCCGCCCCCGGCGGCCTCGTCGTGCCGTCCGGCTCGCTGCCAGACCTGCTGCGCGCCGCGATGGCGCCGCTCAGGCCCGCGCTCGACGCCGCGGGAGATCGGGCCGTCCACCGACCGGTCCAGGGTTGA
- a CDS encoding choice-of-anchor P family protein: MRPRRLAGAAALVVTALIASQIQAHATDGNLPGGTSISVDITSPAPNTVVPQGPVTVTGTASVGTGVAVKDTALTYVVDVSGSTASACAGGDVLSCERTAVANLNAVAAAPNTVVGSVGAVVFATTAATVDVGPAAGDQVLTAPETDANGNGTRDVEEAVGSAVQGGVNLFTAKGVGGGTSFVPAVQSATTVTNAQTQARKVVLFLSDGFAVGDVTGVAGAVPANVDYFTFAVGPGSACNGGDYNASLQAIADLTGGTCTAVPDPANLPNVVPGVIASQLTDLTLSVNGGAPTQITNVTPALPETGPASVTYTATTGPLASGTHQLCVTARGTDGGGAGSVVECTTVIVNDPPVVDVGGPYAGQEGTPVALAGTVVDPDGPSLAVQWSATPQSGVDPGTTCAFSAPTSVNTTITCNDDGVWALTLRANDSLHPDVVATTTLTLSNVAPQVGISSPANGAQVLRNTPVTVTAPFTDIATHDTHTCTVDFDDGTPVVSGTVAQGPGSGTCTATHSYAGVGAHTVLVTVTDDDGGSATAVVTVVSYVRAEAWSLSASGLVTVAKTPHATCPPSSDKTTASVTVLGLASVQALHADCYLDTATGRTDAGAEVSSASLLGGAITVSDIETSCVANEQGLSGSSRVGTLNGQPIGTAPTTVGVPGVATVHLNQTVVGPNGQLAQYAVRVVTLLGQEIVLSGCRMGF, from the coding sequence ATGAGACCGAGACGCCTGGCCGGAGCGGCGGCGTTAGTCGTCACCGCGTTGATCGCCAGCCAGATCCAAGCCCACGCCACCGACGGCAACCTGCCCGGCGGCACCAGCATCTCCGTGGACATCACCAGCCCGGCGCCGAACACCGTCGTCCCGCAGGGGCCGGTCACGGTCACCGGCACGGCGTCCGTCGGCACGGGGGTCGCGGTCAAGGACACCGCGCTGACGTACGTGGTCGACGTCTCGGGCAGCACCGCGAGCGCGTGCGCCGGTGGGGACGTCCTGTCCTGCGAGCGCACCGCGGTGGCCAACCTCAACGCCGTCGCGGCGGCGCCGAACACGGTGGTCGGCAGCGTGGGCGCGGTCGTGTTCGCCACCACCGCCGCGACCGTGGACGTGGGCCCGGCGGCCGGCGACCAGGTGCTGACCGCGCCGGAGACCGACGCCAACGGCAACGGCACGCGGGACGTGGAGGAGGCCGTCGGGTCGGCCGTCCAGGGCGGCGTGAACCTGTTCACCGCGAAGGGGGTCGGCGGCGGCACCAGCTTCGTGCCGGCCGTGCAGTCGGCGACCACGGTCACCAACGCGCAGACTCAGGCCCGCAAGGTCGTGCTGTTCCTGTCCGACGGCTTCGCGGTGGGCGACGTCACCGGTGTCGCGGGCGCGGTGCCCGCCAACGTCGACTACTTCACCTTCGCCGTCGGACCCGGCTCGGCCTGCAACGGCGGCGACTACAACGCGAGCCTCCAGGCCATCGCCGACCTCACCGGCGGCACCTGCACGGCGGTGCCCGACCCGGCGAACCTGCCGAACGTGGTGCCCGGCGTCATCGCCTCGCAGCTGACCGACCTGACGCTGAGCGTGAACGGCGGCGCGCCCACGCAGATCACCAACGTCACCCCGGCCCTGCCGGAGACCGGCCCGGCCTCGGTCACCTACACCGCGACCACCGGTCCCCTGGCCTCCGGCACGCACCAGCTGTGCGTGACCGCGCGCGGCACCGACGGCGGCGGCGCGGGCTCGGTCGTCGAGTGCACCACGGTCATCGTCAACGACCCGCCGGTGGTCGACGTCGGTGGACCGTACGCCGGTCAGGAAGGCACTCCCGTGGCGCTGGCGGGCACGGTCGTCGACCCCGACGGCCCGTCCCTGGCCGTGCAGTGGAGCGCGACCCCGCAGTCCGGCGTCGACCCCGGCACCACGTGCGCGTTCTCCGCGCCCACGTCGGTGAACACCACCATCACCTGCAACGACGACGGCGTGTGGGCGTTGACCCTGAGGGCGAACGACAGCCTGCACCCGGACGTGGTCGCCACGACCACGCTGACGCTGTCCAACGTCGCGCCGCAGGTCGGCATCTCCTCGCCGGCCAACGGCGCCCAGGTGCTGCGCAACACCCCGGTCACGGTCACCGCGCCGTTCACCGACATCGCCACGCACGACACGCACACCTGCACCGTCGACTTCGACGACGGCACGCCGGTGGTGAGCGGCACGGTGGCGCAGGGCCCCGGTTCGGGCACCTGCACCGCCACGCACTCCTACGCCGGGGTCGGCGCGCACACCGTGCTGGTGACGGTCACCGATGACGACGGTGGTTCGGCCACCGCCGTCGTGACGGTCGTGTCGTACGTGCGGGCGGAGGCGTGGTCGCTCAGCGCTTCGGGCCTGGTCACCGTCGCCAAGACGCCGCACGCCACCTGCCCGCCGTCGTCGGACAAGACCACGGCCTCGGTGACCGTGCTGGGCCTGGCCTCGGTGCAGGCGCTGCACGCCGACTGCTACCTCGACACCGCGACGGGTCGAACCGACGCGGGCGCCGAGGTGTCCAGCGCGAGCCTGCTGGGCGGTGCGATCACCGTGTCCGACATCGAGACCAGCTGCGTGGCGAACGAGCAGGGCCTGTCCGGCTCGTCGCGGGTCGGCACGTTGAACGGGCAGCCGATCGGCACCGCGCCGACCACGGTCGGCGTGCCGGGTGTGGCAACCGTCCACTTGAACCAGACGGTGGTCGGGCCGAACGGCCAGCTCGCGCAGTACGCCGTGCGGGTGGTCACCTTGTTGGGCCAGGAGATCGTGCTGTCCGGTTGCCGGATGGGCTTCTGA
- a CDS encoding transcription termination factor Rho, short form: MNHNDSTNPRLTSGVLDVVDRRPVLRTDGYLPGPHDAAVPPRLVADHGLRRGDEVHGQVAPPARDGKPPSLVTVEAVNGAHPRHSRARPAFADLVPTHPHERLRLETEPHELTTRVVDLLMPIGKGQRALVVAPPKAGKTTVLRSIAHGIAKNHPECHLVLVLVGERPEEVTDLARAVPAEVVAATFDHPPRDHTALAELAVERAKRLVELGRDVVVLLDSATRLGRAYNLAAPPSGRTLSGGVDAGSLTAPKRFLGAARNVEGGGSLTIIATALVDTGSAADALLFEEYKGTGNAELRLDRRTAARRVFPAVDVHQSGTRRDDLLLTPAQAASTRLLRRALAGKEDAVDVLLDGLRKTADNTGFLTRLTATTPR; this comes from the coding sequence TTGAACCACAACGATTCCACCAACCCCCGGCTCACCTCCGGCGTCCTCGACGTCGTGGACCGCCGCCCCGTGCTGCGGACCGACGGCTACCTGCCGGGTCCGCACGACGCCGCCGTGCCGCCGCGACTGGTCGCCGACCACGGGCTGCGGCGCGGCGACGAGGTCCACGGCCAGGTCGCGCCACCAGCCCGGGACGGCAAGCCGCCGTCCCTGGTCACCGTCGAAGCAGTCAACGGCGCGCACCCGCGCCACTCCCGGGCCCGGCCGGCCTTCGCCGACCTCGTGCCCACCCACCCGCACGAGAGGCTGCGGCTGGAGACCGAGCCGCACGAGCTGACCACCCGCGTGGTCGACCTGCTCATGCCGATCGGCAAGGGGCAGCGCGCCCTGGTCGTCGCGCCGCCCAAGGCCGGCAAGACCACCGTGCTGCGGTCGATCGCGCACGGCATCGCCAAGAACCACCCGGAGTGCCACCTGGTGCTCGTGCTGGTCGGCGAGCGGCCGGAGGAGGTCACCGACCTGGCGCGCGCCGTGCCGGCCGAGGTGGTCGCCGCCACGTTCGACCACCCGCCCCGCGACCACACCGCGCTCGCCGAACTCGCCGTCGAACGCGCCAAGCGCCTGGTGGAGCTGGGCCGCGACGTGGTGGTGCTGCTCGACTCCGCGACCCGCCTCGGCCGCGCCTACAACCTCGCCGCGCCACCATCCGGGCGGACCCTGTCCGGCGGCGTGGACGCCGGTTCCCTCACCGCGCCCAAGCGCTTCCTGGGCGCCGCGCGCAACGTCGAGGGCGGCGGCTCGCTGACGATCATCGCCACCGCCCTGGTCGACACCGGCTCGGCGGCCGACGCGCTGCTGTTCGAGGAGTACAAGGGCACCGGCAACGCCGAACTGCGCCTGGACCGCAGGACCGCCGCCCGCCGGGTCTTCCCGGCCGTGGACGTCCACCAGTCCGGCACCCGCCGCGACGACCTCCTGCTCACCCCGGCGCAAGCCGCGTCCACCCGCCTGCTGCGCCGCGCCCTGGCGGGCAAGGAGGACGCGGTGGACGTGCTGCTCGACGGCCTGCGCAAGACCGCCGACAACACCGGGTTCCTGACCCGCCTCACGGCCACCACACCCCGCTGA